TGACATGAAGAAAAGGCGAATTAAGCCGGATGTTGTAATGTATAACATACTGATTAATTATCTATGCAAAGAGAGTAAAGTTGAAGAAGCCTACAAGATGTTAGTTGAGATGCAGGTTAATGGTTTTGAGCCGAATGCAGCCACATATAGAATGATAGTTGATGGTTATTGTAACAGTGGAAAGTTCGATGAGGGCTTGAAGGTTCTAAACGCGATGTTATTGAGTAGGCATTGTGCGCGGTTGGAAACCTTTTGTTGTTTAATTATTGGTTTGGTTAACAACGGGAAGGTGGACGATGCTTGCTTTGTAATGGAGGAGATGATGAATAGACGAATGAGCCCTGATTTCTCGTCCTGGGAAGCATTGGTCGCTAGCACTTGCAGTGGGGATAAAAGTGCCTGTTTGCTTGTGTCCGAATTGGTTTCGTCAAGTGTATAGGTCCATTTGTTTCGTTTAACTCTAGCCGAACAAATAAATGTACACAAACACGTTAGTTAAACAAATATTGTTGCTCGTTAAGAAAATAAACTTGTTCGtgttattttttatatgtttatttattaatatgcTAAGCGAACACATACGCACATGGATGAAcataaaaaatttaaaacaaaaatccAACATTCTTAAACGTAAAATCAATATGACAATATCATCATCGTACTCAGTAAATCCCAGCAATAGCAAAACCAAGGTAGGAtctaaggagggtaagatgtggactgccttacctctaccccgtaggaatagagaggctgcttccagtgagactcttagctcgatagtagttttgcgtcaagccttggacataaggcacataacactcagcaatcgggacaaagaccaattagtgcatgtacccttttgtctttcagctatcaacgccaccacatgatgtatgattaaccgtcctcaacttttaacgttattttcacaaaattagtaaaataacgtaaaaattagtgcactttcacttttgccccccgatggcccacacatatatacattatatgcgcatatcGCAAGTGGAGTTCTAACTAAATTCAAAATAACATCATCATTAAACAATTTGAAAATTTTTGTCAAGTTACTATCAATTGATCAATATCCATATTCTAACCTCTCTTATGTTTCACACTACTAATGTATTTTGTTAATATTTACTTTATTTCCTTCCAATTAATactttattaataaaaaaaaacactttaGGGTGTTTGGATTTAAAATACTTTTAGTAGTAGTTGTTTAGAATTTAAAGAACACAAGTTTAGTTGACTAACTCTAATGGCACCCACTCCATGTTATCAACTTCACCATTTTTGAATCCCCCATTTTAGTGTGTGTATAAATACACACATCTTTCATAATTCAAACACATCACATCTAACAATATCCACTATCGCATCAATCATTCACTTGATCAAACAAACCTTTCTTATGGCAGCCTCTACCTTCACTTTATTTTCACTACTCTCCCTTCTTCTTATCCTAGCCACCACAATCCCATTAACTCTCTCGGCTCGAACCCTAGTCGAGGAACCAGAACCCACGACCCCCGTGGTTGCACCCGAAGCAGGCGATGATGTGACTCCCTTGGGCGCCATACCACCTAACCCAGCCACTAGTGCTGCAGGAGTGGTACCCGTCGAAGGTCCTGATCACACACTAACCTTTTTCATGCATGACATTCTCGGCGGGTCCAACCCCTCGGCTAAAGCCGTCACTGGTGCTGTCACTAACCCGGCTGTCAACGGTCAGGTCCCGTTTGCAAAACCAAACGGTGCCAATCTCCCGGTTAACAATGGCGTCCCACAAGACGATGGTAACAATGGGAttatcaacaacaacaacctcCCATTCCTAACCGGTCTAGGCGGGACCACCTCGAATGTTTTccaaaacaataacaataacaacaacaataacaacaacaacgtgTTTGCAGCCATTAACGGTGGACAGCTACCTCAAGGTAATGCTTTACAACAGTTTATGTTCGGGACATTGACCGTGATTGATGATGAGTTGACCGAAGGACATGAGCTGGGGTCGGGTCTGATTGGAAAGGCTCAAGGGTTCTATGTATCAAGCTCAATAGATGGAAAGAGTCAGACAATGGCATTTAGTGTGATGTTTATGCATGGGAGTTACATTGATAGTTTGAGTTTTATGGGGGTTCACCGGAGTGCGGTTGCGGAGTCTCAGCTGGCGGTTATGGGTGGAACTGGTAAGTATGTGAATGCTAAGGGACATGCTGTGGTGAAGACATTTCAGGGTACAAACCAGCAGAACAATGATGGCACAGAGACACTGCTTCAAGTTACTGTGTATCTTGCTTATTAGTAGTTTGTTTTAAGtttgtgggtttgtttgtttggtttgtgATTCTCATATTTATGTGACCTTTAAAAAATGTTGGTAAAATTACAAAgaatttctatttttttttattattctgAAACTTCTGTATGAATACATATTAACTGATCACCATGGTATGTGATATATGTATGATATTATATATGTATTGTTAGTTTAATTGAAATAAGTAAATCATTCAATAACACTTAGGTTTAATaaaatctatactttctataaaaggagaaatcccaataacataagaaaaactgatgtgtcagcaggagagtatgtccaacaatgcttttcttatgtcattattatatCATAAAGCttaatattaaaagactttaaaattTAAAGGTGGTCCACATttaagatgcaaaggtctgctgaGGAAAGGTCTGCCCATTTAAAgcctaatataaaataatatttaaacttttgtttaaacatctgccctcaacattttataatcaaacatcagttcccaataaacatctgTCGACATTCAAAAttttggctccacattcaaaattcaaaccatatattccaATTCTATAAATAAGGGTTAAtaatctggctccacattcaaatctctcccGCTCACTTCTGTGagcgtatctctctctctcaaatgcatctttctcgtgattcagccgctaatctccgattacacttctttgtttgaatgtttgttgattatgtttacatgttatcgttccagtatcattgttccaacatcgttgtttcaataaagcttcccatcacacatcaacctttcaatatcgatgttgcagtatcattgttgcaacatcgtgaaaagttgcatgtgctatcttctttgatgggagagttgcattgtTCGATTTTCGTTAAATCGAAAGTCAGGTTTTCTTGCGTCAGGAagattttctccttttatagaaagtatagattcgtgcaatatcgtgaaaagtcagatgtgctacaacagttgagaagagacctttgcatgttaggtttgtttcttattttgattaactgttgatgatgttgagagtttttatttacactgacattttagaatatgttaagatgcatgtttatattattaaaatgaactactacatagaaaaatacaaatttaataaaatatttataaagtattacacgctagagttaacacttgctaggatttcgtagactctggcctttctccatgtgatttcatgctctcttttgaatttcaggtcagttagcatgttgcagattttttgatcctgttttagaagttgtgtcagaaactcttctgcattcttctggaactctgatggaggagagtggaggacttcatcgagcaatgctatgcttttccaggttttgttgtaattagtgtcatttattatgtcgactttcctgtttagttcttcgtctgttctttgttctttgagtgaccacatggagaactgtgttttaacatcgctggtgtctgaccagtggtagaagctgaagtttgccatgtaaatttttttgttggttttctgaTTTGGAACAATTTTTGACAGAAAGGGATTTGTCggacaatttgttgatgttttgaattaaaagtaatcatcggtcttttatagagtttaaaaacgcgtctacatggtaaatcaagaggttaattgtaattgtgataatctgcaattgttctttgaacttcgaaattttgtcccttgggtttcttggtatttaattttacagttttcccataaaagttggggtttgaaaaggtttttgcattaaaagaacgctgttttgaaatatacattaatatgtttatacTAAATGTACACGTTTTCATAATACCaaatttcagtatataaactcatagtcacttcacctgtttttcatcacgttttcctacgaaaatatcatactttcaggaaagtcgagtaatatagtttattcaaatggcgtcattcacatatgcaaaatcagatgatttaaagcagcgttttgtcaggcaaatcgaggaacaggtgtatgaagatagggctactcttcaagagttgaagagatgttttgatggattgcaagttgtcctgttcactagagagcaggtttccagagatcttatgcggatgccttcaacctccgttcgtgagctttgtgttatcagtaatatagagtgcggtgatagagacgtggagttcatggcgatgttgaaggacatacatcgagaggttcagcaatcgatggagttgaagctaaagtttcttaattcttgctgttttttgttagatttgaactttaatgttgttcagtatgtgatgtaattattggagttttagttttaatgtcatgaataaatgaataaattttaattttatgaatttatgttgtgttttgtttttacttatttagtgtttgagtaagatttagattatgttgatgttgaattgtgtctgaacatctgtttggtaagtcaacagaggtttaatagtgtcaagggttggtttgatggtgaacatattatgttgatgttgaattttgtttgaacatctgtttggtaagtcaacagaggtttaatagtatcaagggttggtttgatggtgaacagatgagtgcaaagataaaacaaatgtttagaatttgatcattgatagcagttttttgaagaatctgtgctcctgcaaattacagagagtcaatacttggagttgtaaaaggtctgttgtagttaaagtttggcaaaagagaacatctgctgatgatgaaacaactgtgtattctaacgactgttgatactaacagtggttgggctaatgatgaataagtattattatataacctCTGCTataagtctgacaaaagagagcatctgttgatgaataaatgtctgaagatgcaaaggtctgttatgggtcaacagatgttaacaaacaacagatgatattcaatcttaaaattcTTAACAGAGGattttgatactaacagtggttgcgctaatgatgaataagtattattatataacgtctgctataagtaaatattatataattttgtttatcaacaacagttttttggaagaatttacggtatatttttgtgttataaaaggtgtgttgtagctaaagtctgacaaaaagAGCATCTgttgatgaataaatgtctgaagatgcaaaggtctgctatgggtcaacagatgttaaggaacaacagatgatattcaatcttaaaatgcttaacagaggatttgatactaacagtggttgggctaatgatgaataagtattattatataacgtctgctataagtaatattatataatttcgtttatcaacaacagttttttttggaagaatttacggtatattttgtgttataaaaggtgtgttgtagctaaagtctgacaaaagcgAGCATCTGATGATGAATacatgtctgaagatgcaaaggtctgctatgggtcaacagatgttaaggaacaacagatgatattcaatcttaaaatgcttaacagaggatttgatactaacagtggttgggctaataacagatgttagacttacgactgttgagttacaccgattgaaaaaaactgtttttgaaacttctGCTTTCCTAAAAATACATCCACTATTAAAGGTTACCGCCTGTTGTGATAATTTCTGTTTAtcctaatgactgttgatttactaaactgctgactgtcatccattatgacaacagaggttctgacgtggacagatgttagctaaaaataaaacaactgctgaaagttatcatctgttctcataacttctgtttatctaacgactgtttgaTTCACATTGTTCCCAACGACCAACAGATGTTTCCAAACAATTTTCATCGGTTGTCGCaagagaggttctgacgtggacaaatcttagccatcaaatatttgtaactactgccacgtcagcattcacttcttctctctatataaaagctgtttcatccctaaatcgaggttctaccactgcagtctcgaattcaaaattctcaaaaacAGTTTCCAACATATTAAAAACCCTCCAATTTAAACCTTGTTTCATCCCCAAATCACCTTCTTATCCGATCATGtctctgaacatcaaaaaccctcacaactacctccccatcttcgagaaaaccagcaaaaatacCAGCCATCACTCAATAATTGACCTTTTAACGTCATCGAAATACAAATCAATTCTTACTGCTGATGCTCCGGTTCATACAGAAACACTCCGACAATTTTGGTTTAATGCTGAAATAGAGGCTGAAGATAATAATCCAGTTGCCATCACATCTAAGGTCGAGGAAAGTGTGGTACGAATTTCTCCCTTTACAATTTCCACTACATTTGCATTGGACGACTTGGGAGGTAAGAACAACTTTGAAAAACTTGAACTTCATACagagttcattgaaagagggtatgatgcacaattaaaggaagttactatctacaaaccaaacttccctccgccaatgaaatttttgtttcatactcttttaacttgtctctcagccaagaccaccgcatttaatgagatacctttgaacattcagtatttgggttatgctattttaacaaaatctgattacaatttatcacaagcactgttttctgatttgttgaataatgtgaaaaatgtgaaaaaattgaaaaaaggtgttcgtagtaatgcttttctgttgtatccaagacttctaagctactacctacgaaaacaagtgtcacaaacagattttgaacaaggtgtagcttttcaaataaatagtcttacaagtaaaacttttactaaactaatggataaagagtcaaaagtttcaacaactgaaacaaagGGAGATGAGCATGTTTTAGATGCGTGCGCATCAGTTGCTCTAACTTCTGTTGTTGAGCGAACTGCTCCTGGTGATCATGACACCACAAACGGTGTTGTGAAACACACACCaggaaaacacaaaaagaaagcTGTCACATCCAAAAATCCCATCAaaactaaacaaaataaaaaggttcctctggaagatgagatcccagaggttaatgcagtgacaacacaaatgtcacttgaaaccactgctgctacttcttcACAGTTGTttgaaagatctcaacccatccaaactcctcatgtatcgtcacaaaaggatcatgttgtaagtacagggacaccacaacatgaagtagaccttttatatgaaagtatgtttaaaagtccCTCTCCCAGGGCAATCACTCTTTCTACACCACAACCCTCAGCTCAAGTTCCATCAACAATATTACCTCTGTTTGAAGCAATTGAATTTCAGAAAGAAAACAGTTCCTCTAATGCACACATTACTGAGAGTAGATCGTAACAAATGACTGTGTCTGAACCAATTCAATCTCCTATACTACAAACAGTTGAGTAGGTTATCCCCGTTGAGTATTacgaaactcttggtggtagttcaagtggagcagccgctacaactgttgaacccattggtgatcagttggacagtggttacatcattaagactcccttgaaggtaactactgatgaggttacaactgtaatctctgcttcagtgggaagtccccagaacgaagaaaaaggggcatctgtTTCTAATGATATGGagacttctcctattatcaaaacaaatacaaccactacagatgggaattcagatgatcctattaaagtaggtgatgaattaacttataaggatttgacggttagagtgtctaccattgaaacatatgttgctgaaatgaaagaattgattaagCAGATGATAGAGCTTTTTAAAAATCAACCTACTAGACAGGAAATTGCCAACGAGCTTTGGAATTCTATGCAACCCATCCTTCAAGCTCAGAGGAATTTGGCTGAAAGTAACCGCAATTTCAGTTtggaatttatcagaaatttggttgatgccaggtataaagacacacaagcagacattatGAACATTAAGGAACATCTGTTGGAACTTACTGGCTCCATCTCtacatcaatctttgagaaagatgatgatgacaatgatgccaaaaagggggagaaagattcATTGAGAAAGTTGCCACCAGATTCAAAAGCTAATCCTACAGAAATTGTATCGCCTGCTCAACTtaaatcccaaccttctccaaaaAAACCACCATAAAAGAAGGAGAAAATACCTTCCACACCATCATCACTCATTTTGTCAATAGATGCCGGGAACACAAAAGTATCAGCAGATGTTTACCAAACAGCtgctgagacaccagttgtttcagcagaagtttctcaaacatctgccatgatcattttcactacaccaaccacaatccaaccatctccaacgtcacaaagatttcccagacattcatcttcactaccaaaacattctccttcaccagaaatcatctccacacgtaagagaaaaactcatatcgatagaatcacaaaaatgaacaatgatcctctggtaaagccaactcaacctaattggaagaaagtcaaaacagtggattcagatgaagtattgaagtttaaaagaatgagagcagagcttgtggCTGTTGATTATGGTCCAGTTAGATCCATTGCCAGATGGTCTAAACTGAAGATAGTTGAGACCTACAAAAAGCTGGAAGAAGTTAGAGCTGAACATTCAAATGTTCTTCAAAACTCAGTCtatcctacaactgctgctctgtCTCCAAAAATCGGTACTCTGAAAAACCTTCTCTCATCATCTGATTTGTCTGAATCAATTGCAAATTTAGTTAGCAGAccacaatcaccaaactcatcttcaataattctttgcccaagaaaaccaattgatccaaaaatagtaaagtggaagtcatgctcaaaaacccaagtattgactttgatcagatcagatggtagtgttgaagaTATTAAAATGGATAATGCATATAATCTGAATGCATACGATCTccaagatttgttggaccttcaacttgagagggatgatgaagaagacatgttctccctggactttgaactacaattcaaaggacaaatcagggagatgttgatgagaaataaaaatcagtaataaaaaagggttttcgtatcatctgttgtatagggagattgttggatCAGCAGCTGTTACATTGTTTGCAGTAGCATATTTAACCAGATCACAACATGTAGCGAAGGACATGTTGTTGCGTAGCAAATTCTTGAGtgaggtttgatgtgtgttgtttaggcaggtgatcgtatgttcttagttaatgtttgttaaagttaagttgtattcgaattttattaagtttgttagacatctttcacATGTACTTATGTTTATAACAATTTATATTGTCAATGGGTGGATACTCTCTTTTATGAATAAGAGAATGGAAATAATCATATGTAActgatgaattttattaagtttgttagacatcttttattaactttgttaaatatcttttatatttacttatagttgtcttttagctataatagataacacgttttggtacaatatctatacacatatctatatgttctgtcaatatatgctatgcatggttttctaagaaacgacccgtgtttgcacacggatCTTACCGCTAGTGAAAATAATAAGTGTTCAAAAGGGGTTAATTTGGGCTGGTTGGCCCAGTGGGTCAAAGAAACTTAATATTCACTGAAAAGTAGTTGTAATAAAATCTAAAGTAAAAAAGGCGATAAGGTTGGCCCATTGTAGCTTTAATCTTTCTTTGTTGCTTCTCGTTTTATATCTGTTCCATTTAAATGGATTAGTTTTCCATTAATTGCATTGATTGTAAGAAGCCTTATGCTGAATTGTTAGTTTTGCTCTTTAGGTTTGGATTTTCATAATTATGCAATtaagattcaaaaaataaaactatttttttccttttaaacaCCTTGGTATTGTTAGGCCAAAGAGTCTATTGCTACAACAAATATGAGACCAAGTATAGTGACagggctggttaggcaaaaggcttCAAGAGTCtcgttttgcctaacgcaggttaCGAGTCCCCCTACGTATGCATACGTAGGGTAGGATCACTTTTATTATCAATTGCTTACAATTCAAGGCCGAGAATGTCTCAAGCCAGATTCTGTGCATGCGATGTGATAGTTGTATTGAATGTAAAGAATAGAACATACAAAGTGtatattctagagagagagagtgataCGGATCCGTATACGAGTGGAACAATCTCTAGAAAAAAACACAATGTTCAAAAGGAATTCTTATTTTATTCATAACCATCCAACCTTGCTTACAATTGCTTAAATAGAAAACACTAGAAATAAACATGGAAACGAAATAACATAATTAAGGGAATGATCAATATTGAAATAAAAAAGGAGATAACTTAAAAATATAAAAGGATTGGTTGGATGGAATCAAATCTGGCAGTCTTCCTAGCCACGATTCAGGTCGGGTCCTGGACTTGAATCACCGGGTGGTTCGTCGATAGGGCCTGGATCCGTATCATCCTCCCCCTCTAAAAAAGGACTCGACCCCGAGTCACCTTCATCGTCGGGAACATACGGTGTTAAATCAGCAACGTTAAAGGTGGCAGAAACCTTGTAGTGACCAGGGAGATCGATCTTGTAAGCATTATCCCCAATACGTCGAAGTACACGAAAAGGCCCACCAGCCCTCGGGCGCAACTTCCCAAAACGGCCTGGCGGAAAACGATCCCGACTTAAATGAACCCAAACTAAATCACCCTCGTTGAATACCACATGTCGTCTATGTTTATTAGCCCGCGCTTGGTATTGTAAATTATGCTTAATAATTTGTTCACGAACCTGTTCATGCAAGAGCTTAATCTGTTTTGCTTGCTCATCCCCATCGGTACTGAAATGCTCCAACTCGGGAAATGGGGCGAGATCAAGAGGAGTGAAGGGATTTCGACCATACACAACAAAAAACGGACTTCATCCCGTGGAGCTATGGTTGGATCGATTATACGGAACTCGGCTTGAGGCAAAATAAGATCCCACTTCTTAGGATTGTCACCGACAAGGCTCCGGAGTAAATTTCCCAAACTTCGATTAGTAACTTCCGTTTGTCCGTCAGTTTGCGGATGGTGAGAACTACTAAATTTCAACTTTGCTCCCAATCGTTTCCATAATGTGCGCCAAAAATGGCTAATAAACTTAACATCACGATCGGAAGTGATAGTCTTGGGAACGCCATGCAATCGTACAATCTCGGCAAAATAAAGACGCGCAACTTGCAAAGCGTCAAAGGTTTTGACACACGGAACAAAATGAGCCATCTTTGAGAAACAATCAACAACCACCATAATTGAATCCTTTTTCCGTTGTGTTAACGGTAAGCCTACCACAAAATCGATGCTAACGTCTTCCCAAGGCCGTGTAGGGGCTGGTAATGGTGTATACAGACCTTGGTTGGTGTTGTGAGTTTTGGCAATGTGACAAACGCGACAccttttcaaaattttagaaacTTCCCGTATGATTTtcggccaaaaaaaaaaaacgatctTGGACTAACGCAACCGTCTTAGACCGCCCGAAGTGACCCCCCAAAGCCCCTTGATGACATTCAAGAACAATAGCCTCCCGAAAGGAAGACTGAGGAACACATAAGCGTTGCCCTTTATAAAGGAAGCCACCCTTTTGCACAAAACACTGATACGGTGCGTCCTTACTTTTTTGCCAAATATCATGAAAGTCAGGGTCGTCTTGGTAAAGATGAGAAAACGACTCAAACCCGGTGACCCCAAAAGTGACAGAATTAAGAAGAGCTGGCCGACGACTTAATGCATCAGCAACCGAATTTGCCGACCCAGCTTTGTGTCGGATAACGAACGTGAAATCTTGAAGTGTTTCGACCCACTTTGCGTGCCGGGGGTTGAGTTTGGCCTGACCTTGGATAAACTTGAGAGGTTGATGGTCCGAGTATAGAATAAATTCACTGGGAAGGAGGTAATGCCGCCAATATTCGAGACTTCGAACAATAGCATAAAATTCTTTATCATAGGTACTATATCGGCGCCGGGTGTCACTTAATTTTTCACTGAAAAAAGCGATAGGGCGGTGCTGTTGACTCAAGACACCACCAATCCCACCCCCGAAGCGTCACACTCGACTTCGAACACATGATCAAAACTTGGTAAGGCAAGGTCTGGCGCATTAGTAACCGCTGCTTTGAGGGTAATAAATGACTTTTCGGCTGCAGGAGACCATGTAAACTTGCTACTTTTCAAACACTCCGTAATAGGGGCGACAATAGTGCTAAAATTTCGGATGAAACGCCTATAAAAGGACGCGAGACATGAAAAATTCTAACCTCGTGAAGCGAAGTCGGAGACGGCCACGTGGTAGTAGCCGAGACCTTTGACTCATCCATACGTATACCATTGGCCGACACCAAATATCCCAAAAAAATAACCTCTGTTGTCAAAAAGTGGGATTTCTTCGCGTTGGTATACAGTTTTTGTTCTCGTAGGATTTTGAAAACATCCCGAAAGTGGCCTAAATGAGCTGTTACATTTTTGCTAAAAACCAATATGTCGTCGAAATAAACGACAACGCATCGACCAATAAGGGGCTTAAAGACATGATTCATGAGCCTCATGAAAGTACTTGGGGCATTAGACAACCCAAATGGCATCACCATCCATTCATATAACCCATCCCGTGTCTTGAATGCGGTCTTCCACTCGTCTCCCGGTCGCATGCGAATCTGGTGATATC
The Helianthus annuus cultivar XRQ/B chromosome 6, HanXRQr2.0-SUNRISE, whole genome shotgun sequence genome window above contains:
- the LOC110865260 gene encoding dirigent protein 10 — its product is MAASTFTLFSLLSLLLILATTIPLTLSARTLVEEPEPTTPVVAPEAGDDVTPLGAIPPNPATSAAGVVPVEGPDHTLTFFMHDILGGSNPSAKAVTGAVTNPAVNGQVPFAKPNGANLPVNNGVPQDDGNNGIINNNNLPFLTGLGGTTSNVFQNNNNNNNNNNNNVFAAINGGQLPQGNALQQFMFGTLTVIDDELTEGHELGSGLIGKAQGFYVSSSIDGKSQTMAFSVMFMHGSYIDSLSFMGVHRSAVAESQLAVMGGTGKYVNAKGHAVVKTFQGTNQQNNDGTETLLQVTVYLAY